Proteins from a genomic interval of Acetobacterium woodii DSM 1030:
- a CDS encoding GlsB/YeaQ/YmgE family stress response membrane protein — protein sequence MGFLTWIILGGLAGWLASIMTKNNKDMGLIKNIVVGILGAVIGGYVFGFFGSTGVTGFNLWSIFVASVGAVILLVIINLLKK from the coding sequence ATGGGATTTCTCACATGGATAATACTTGGTGGTTTAGCCGGTTGGCTGGCCAGCATAATGACTAAAAATAATAAAGATATGGGATTAATTAAAAACATTGTAGTCGGAATTTTGGGAGCGGTGATTGGTGGATATGTTTTTGGTTTTTTTGGAAGTACCGGAGTGACTGGCTTTAATCTATGGAGTATTTTTGTTGCTTCAGTAGGTGCCGTGATCTTGCTGGTGATTATTAATTTGTTAAAAAAATAG
- a CDS encoding sensor domain-containing diguanylate cyclase, with product MKLDNNQYRIIVESSPNMIWRAGTDTLCNYFNTTWLNFTGKTMAAEIGTGWAEGLHPDDYDLCLKIYLDAFAKEEAFEMEYRLKRYDGVYRWINDRGVPYYDHHHQFAGYIGSCMDVTDKIEGQKLRDLAQKDGLTQIYNRQYFEQLANIEFSKATRFQTDLCVAMIDIDKFKCINDTFGHFAGDLVLKMVAQTINESIRSFDLFGRFGGDEFVLLLSNTNYSDALMLITRLRQLLDTIEINYNDTLIHVSASFGLYQLKDETTLEKVMIEADKKLYAEKHNLKNQLDL from the coding sequence ATGAAACTGGATAATAATCAATATCGCATCATTGTCGAATCATCCCCTAATATGATCTGGCGAGCTGGTACCGACACCTTATGTAATTACTTTAACACCACCTGGCTTAATTTTACCGGTAAAACCATGGCCGCAGAAATTGGTACCGGTTGGGCCGAAGGTCTCCATCCCGATGATTATGATCTCTGCCTAAAGATCTATTTAGACGCTTTTGCTAAAGAGGAAGCTTTTGAAATGGAATACCGCCTTAAACGATATGATGGTGTTTATCGATGGATCAATGACCGAGGCGTCCCCTATTATGATCATCACCATCAATTTGCCGGATATATTGGCAGCTGCATGGATGTCACTGATAAGATTGAAGGCCAGAAACTAAGAGATCTCGCTCAAAAAGATGGCTTAACCCAGATCTATAACCGACAATATTTTGAACAATTAGCTAATATTGAATTTTCGAAAGCCACCCGGTTTCAAACGGATCTTTGTGTTGCCATGATCGACATTGATAAATTTAAATGCATCAACGATACCTTTGGCCATTTTGCCGGAGATTTGGTTTTAAAAATGGTCGCCCAAACGATTAATGAAAGTATTCGGAGTTTTGATCTTTTTGGTCGCTTCGGCGGTGATGAATTTGTCTTGCTGCTGTCCAATACCAACTATTCTGATGCGCTCATGCTGATTACTCGATTAAGGCAACTATTAGACACTATTGAAATTAATTATAATGACACGCTCATCCATGTCAGCGCCAGTTTTGGATTATATCAGCTAAAAGATGAAACCACCCTTGAAAAGGTTATGATCGAAGCCGATAAAAAACTCTATGCCGAAAAACATAACCTTAAAAATCAGCTCGACCTTTAA